The DNA sequence CATCACCATAACTCCCGATCTGGTTCCGCACCACGGCCGGATCTACGCGATAGAAAACAGGCACAACAATTTGGTTACTCCTCTTCTTGCACTCCAGTATGTTGACAACTTCATCCAAGCACCATTTTGAAGCCGCGAAGTTTTCCGAAAAAACAATGACGGAAAGTTTAGCATCCTTGATTGCTCTAAGAAGCCTCTCAGGaatctcttctcctcttctGAGGTCGTGATCTATGTAGGTTCTTATCTCTAGCCTTCTTAGTGCAGCATTCAGATGGCTGGTGAAGGTGTTGCGTGTATCTTCACCTCTGAAGCATATGAACACTTCGTGTTTCTCTTCACTTGAATTTGCCATCTTTGGACTTTTAACAAACAGGTACTCTGGATTTCgatgaaattaaaaaatttttactcCTTCTTATAcattgtatatagaaagaaaaatatgctactccttaataaatttatagacggtttttaaaatttaataatcttAAAGTAGGGAGTGGAGTACAACCTTGTAATTTATTTCAAGTTTTATTTGACTTTGACTTTACATTATTGAGTTTTTTTTCCCCTTTATATGTGTGTTATATGGAATCATTCGGCgctgaaaaataaataaaagacaaaTGGTGGGGTAGTGTACTTCCTTGTTCCTTCCTGGAAGATGGAGATTGATTATATATGGAATGTAATGGAATTTCAACGATTCTCATAATCTGCGTTtagggttcatactttgattcAACTTGAAAAGGaaaatcaatatatataataaacacTTTGAAATTTTGCTAATAAATACTCTAAACGCACATGTTAAGTGGTAAATTCTCAATTTTTACTTACATTAAAAACTCTCAAattttttactttcttttaaaaaaaaaaaaaaaaatactatttgactataaaaattaatcactaatatatttatgcatatatatgtttaatttaatttatttgtatgtgtattatattttaatatatattttatattaatagttaattttaatgtacatataattaaaaaaaatgtgttttAGATATTTTACAACAATACATAATACAGTAacaacaataaatttttttttactaagtAAGATCGGTTACATAAATTAAACGGTATTATTACCCTATCATATATAATGTATATAgcacataatatatatttagttgAAATTAACTGGTAAACCATGTGTTTGCTAATTATTCCATTGTCTCTAATAATCGGGTTTTTCTATACTTTATTAGGgcgaaataatatatatatatatatatttcatctCCCCCTCGATAGATGTAATGCACTTCTAAATTAAAGTAGCGGTGAGAATTGTAATTCTATCTTTGTATTTTTTAGTTTAGATTCgataattgtattttttttttaagatttgaCTTACCGAACCTATAGTTTCTTGAAATCCActctaaatatatataataaatcacGTGTggaaattaatttaaatgataGTGAGTTAAATTTTAGACGAATGTTGATGGCAAAGTTGAGAGCATCTAGGGTTACCACTTCAAATCCTAGCAACTTATTAAGACATTCTCTCCTTTATGTTAATCATTCACCAAAAATGTATACCCTAGATCAGAGTGAAAGATgcaagatatatattttttagtttcaggttatttgaatttttaactGCCATAAAACTTATGCATCAATTTGAATTTAGCTAGTTTTCtgttaaaagaataaataaatgtTGCCCAATTGACATGTGGTGATGtgcttttggaaaaaggaattataaacAAAACACACGTatagttttttgtttttgataataTATCGAACTTGAAAATACAAATAGTACATTATTGAAGATCAGCGAGGACAAATTCAGCAATTAATCACTCGCTATCAACATAAAAAGAAAGCATTTCATTTTATTTCAACCAGAAAAGAATAAACACGAAAACtaataaacataaaacaaattaaaaacacAAGGACGAATAATTATGAATGGTATAATTAGCGGGATCTGAAATTTCCAACATATGGAAGCATGTCAGGAGTCAAACGAAGGAGACGAATGCTTCTCTCCATTTTAAGTTGGGTGATGCGTTCAAGCGTTGACTGGTAGATTTGTAAATTTTCCACATTTGTTATAGCATTGTAATATTGTTCTTGAAGCTCTGCAAGTTGCTCAAATTTTCTTATTTGTTCATCCAGGTCACCAACATACACATGATTCAGCTTCTCCATCACATCCTTTGCGATTCCCTCAACTATTTCATATTCCACCCTGTCACGCCAACATATCACTCAAACAACTTTATTATTATCTCAACTATTTGAAATGTGCGTAATATGAACATGTTTTGTATGAAACAAGGGTTGAATTTAAATATAACTCATACCAAGAAGTCTACTGTTTAAAATAAAGCAATCATATATAATACCAAAAAATGTTATCTTGCTTTATTAAGCGAGAAACTAACTTTTAGTTAATTAacattaactaattttaaaatttagatattataatttaatatataagaTTAATGATTTAGGATTTAAtacgaaaaatttaaaataaataaaataatatttaaaaaattaattgaaaaatattacGTTCCTGCAAAAACATTCAATTATGTAACACTTTCATCaataaaaacaattatattttataataactgcataaataattatttaaatgtGTAAAATTATCCATACATCAAaactaaattcaaataaaaaaaaaaagaaaagaaaaggaaggaaGTTACTTGTTGAGGGAGCATCCCCAACCAGAGTGATTAGCAGCTTCAGTCAAAGCCTCCCTCCACTTTCTGACCTTATTCATCTCACCTTCAAACCGTTGTTCATGCTTGCCAAATGCGTCACCATAACTTCCGATCTGGTTCCGCACCATGGCCGGATCTACACGATAGAAAACAGGCACAACAATTTGGTTACTCCTCTTCTTGCACTCCAATATGTTGACAACCTCATCCAAGCACCATTTTGAAGCCGCAAAGTTTTCCGAGAAAACAATGACGGAAAGCTTAGCATCCTTGATTGCTCTAAGAAGCCTCTCAGGaatctcttctcctcttctGAGGTCGTGATCTATGTAGGTTCTTATCTCTAGCCTTCTTAGTGCAGCATTCAGATGGCTGGTGAAGGTGTTGCGTGTGTCCTCACCTCTAAAGCATATGAACACTTCGTGTTTCTCTTCACTTGACTTTGCCATCTTTGGATTTTTCACAAACAGGTACGCTGCAATATgttatttaattgattttggATGAAATGAAAAAATGCTTAGTCCTTCTTATACGTTGTATGCTTGACTTTTGGGAGAAGTGGTAGGACAATATTGTAATTTTGAGTTTACTTTGACTTTGGATTATATGGAAACATTGGGCGCAGATAAAGGAAAACAGGTGGGTTAGTCTATTTCCTTGATCATCCCTGGAAGATACGCTGGGTTTGTTTTTTTAGAACAGGACAGGACAAGATTATGGACAAAGATACAaagttttttgtatttttgtattttgtttggtgataaattaaaataaattatagaaatttaatttatttttattttttttattcaaaaaatttgagatgaaatataataataaaaaatataattataaaaaataacaagaataatgaaagataaaatgaaaaataagttgtgtcctTTATTAGTGTTTCCGTATTCTTCCTGTCATAATGGacacaaaatatactaatttagTGTCTCTGGACACATTGTCTCTGTCCATGTCTTTTTTGCCAAACACAATTTTGTATCTTTATATTCATGTCACAATGTTCTCTGTAAACAAACACAGCCATAAATATTGATTACTCAACGATTCTCGTTTTCATTTTTTCCCCGATATGTTGATGCTTCTGgaacttatttttaaaatgttacacttttaaaattatttatgtatcACTGTTTTATCATGGTGACATTGGTGCTGAGTACTGACCGAGAGGCAGAGGCATAGTATGCAACCATGTCTATCCTAAGACTTTGCAAAGCACAAGATGGAGACTCAACTACAACTATTTTGAAGTGAATACTTGGAGACTCTTAAATAATTTGACATATTTTGTTAAATTGATATCTAATCATTTTAATTATCAACTATATATAAGAATAATTACATCTGAATTTTCATTGAAACACAAACACACCTTTTTTAATCtttcaaatttaaaagtttGCTGATTTATATAGCATAgttaataattttatgatagCATTTTAGATATTGGAAAACTTTTTAAGTGCTTATGAAATTTTGTTTAAATtgtctaaaaatattaaaataaagatagagaaaGATGAgacatatctttttatttttaaattctatatCTAAAATTTAAGCATCATAGAATAAATCTTTAGGTTACGTTTGGACATAGAGATATGGGCAATAAATATCTAAAAAGTATTTGGATAGAGAGATATAGATACTAGACACAGTGTcatacatttttttaattttattcatgtGTCCAGgacaatttttttcatttttttgtccACTTTTAAACAATGATGAACACGGGATTGAGAGAATGGATAcgaatttttattgaaattttttccctttttttcatAGATGATTATCtcttttttaaaatctaatttgaCTTCTCTGTATTCTTAGAGGTTTTCAGAGAAGTATTCAGAgacatattctcttctctttctttctctatttctgtatttttcttcctttattgtgtttttcttcttcttttaattggGTAAAAAGACCAAATCCAGCACCTCTTGAATATCCTAatttatacaataaaaaattcagaaaaataacaaagttaaaaaaattcgaaaatgaATTGTactaaaaaagttttaaatattCAGTTGAGcaagagagattgaattggCAAAAGCAAAATTTAGCAGGTATTATTCTTCCACAATCTTTTAGTAACTAAAACATTAGGCAATAAGGAAAGAGTGAGAGAGGGAGGGAGAGGAGGATATGAAGATATGTTTTAGTCATTTTgcataatattttaattttatttatgtatatccaaacataatatTGGATATTACATTAGTACCTTAGACATATCCAAAcatcacaaaataatttttagtctCTGTCTATTGTCCTATCCACAAAAATAAATGCAACTTTAGATATTAGAGATGTGTCCCAACAACAAAAAAACTAACAAATAGCAGTTGACAAAACAATAACACCTAAGAGCTGcatattggagaggaagaaaaaataaagCGACGATTTTCAATGAGCTCCATTTAGGGGTAATACTTCAGTTCATAAACCCATTTATAGTTGAATGAACAGCTAAATGGGCAAATTGGATATACAACTCGCATGAATACTGCCCCCTAAAATGAAATAGTTCGCAGAGAACGTTTCCGGAAACTCCCCAACTTCAAGaccaaaaatatagaaaaaaagaaaactcCCCAACAACTTCTCAGCCTTAACAATTCGTGCATTCATTCTTTCGAGGAAGGTATACGCAGTGCATAATgcatattaaaaatattgacCACAAATCTGCACACCCTCTATTCACGAGTACCGCCATTTCATTTCAACGTGACCGTGCCAACTATGCGTGAATGTGAAATTATTGAAGCCTAGTGTAAAACTCAATTGGGCATAACATACAGCTTCAATTATAGGTAGACAACAgtatacaaaaataataaagcaaaaacaaaaactCATCGTCATTCATATGTTTTCTTCTCCACCTCAAAAAAATGGTTCCCAGCAATTCTCTTCCTTCCCACATCTCTTAAATCCCTCTCAAGTTTTAACAACAGGTCTACTCTCTCTTGTTTAACTCAGTTGGGGAGCGGCCGGGACATTCAGAGTGATTCCTGCTTGGATTTGTCCCCATCCAATCAGACGCCAATGCTTCTCAACACGCCGACTAAGAGCAATCTTCTCACCTTTGCTGGTGCACACCGGGGAAGTAAGTTGCAGCTTTGCCAAATCGTTTCTCACAGCAACAACTCTGGCTCCCGTTGACATGGATCCAATATTCAACATAAGCATCTCTCCTTTAGCAAGCTTCGATACCTTGCCCTGTTTCTCTGAGCCTTTTGTCCGCACACCCAAAAGCCGTCGAAGCAAGAAAAAGTTCACCTGCAAGACCGCAAGTCAAAACACAACCAAACAGGCAAGACAGGTGTTCACAATACCAAGCAATGAGGGCAGATGTAATAATGAGAGGACTAAAAAAAGGAGGGAGAGATAGAGAGACTATGAACGTATGCTAAATTGCAGATAGTTAAGTATGTAGCCTCGTACCTCAAGTTCAACAAAAACATCAGGCAGAGATCCAACCTCACCAAGAACTTGCCCAACCAACCTGTCAGCACGTGTCAAAGTTGGATCCATTGTCGTCCCAACACCAATGAGACCTCCAGGCACAGCAAATTGAAGCTCATTTTGCTCAGCATATAATGATACTATTCTGGAGTATATAGGGGTGCACTTGATATTCCCGCTCTCGTCTTTAACAACTATACCAGGTCGAACTTCAATGAATTGGTTTACCTTCAAAACACCCTGCGGCAAAAAAACATCAGATGTGTTTGACCAAAGATGTCAGGGAGAGACACAAAGTAAGAATAGAATGCCTCTAACCAACCATAAATTTATGTCATATTCTAACACATTAACTTGGTTTATAGTTATTAAAAAGAGTATACATTGGAAAGAAGATTAATGAGGTGCTAATAAATCAGCTCAGACATTGTTTCTCATTCACTGAGCATCCACCTTTTAGCACATGGTGATGCCTTCTTCGGTTCTTCCCCTATTTGTATAACATTTCGCAAATAGAGCAAGAGCAATTTAAATTTAGGACGAGCtaaacattttaaaaacatgtATTATACATGGTCAGGAGTACAAACAAGGCTTACCCTCAGAATGCTTCCACCAGCTACACCTCCTTTTATATCATCAACCTCAAAACCAGGTTTGTTGACATCAAATGACCGAATTACTATCATATTGGGTGGAGAGACGAAATCCCTTATTGGAATTGGGATCTTTTTTACAATATACTCGCACACAACATCAATGTTATACTTCAGTTGTGCTGAAATAGGTACTACTGGTGCACTGTCAGCAACAGTTCCCTGGATTGGATAGCCACCAAAAGGAGAACATGTAAGTTGCAGAAAGGGACCCACTAagaacataataataataataataataataataataataataatgagtatacaattaaataaaagaggGCTTCCTTGCACAACAAAATCTTTCTCACAGAAAACACATTCACAAAAAAACTAACCGCAATAAACTTCGTTATTGCTTCATGTTGATTGATTGCCACATTTTCTTGAATCAAGTCTACTTTATTCTGAAGGATGATTATGTGTTGCAGACGCATAATCTCTACAGCAGCTAAATGCTCTGAGGTTTGTGGTTGTGGACAGCTCTCATTAGCAGCTATAAGTAGCAAAGCTCCATCCATGATTGCAGCTCCATTAAGCATTGTAGCCATGAGAATATCATGGCCCTAAACAAATAGGGAAAGTAAAGATAAATATCATGTAAAAGTAAAACCAAGCAAACTAGagatatattaaattaaataattagcaCTGATTAGTGACTGGTAACATACTAACATCACTAAAAAGGGATAACCCAAGAAATATGAAAATCCCATGCCATATGGAGGggaaaaaaagtaaaaacagcAGAGAAAAGGCAACAAAAAAGCAAAACATATATTATAATGAAATTATGTAGAGAAAAGACAGCCAACAATAATAAATGACAGATTAAGGCATTACCGGGCAATCCACAAAAGAAACATGCCTCAGCAATTTCATCCTGCTGTTTTCAAACCCTGGCACATCACACATAGGACTGTCTTCCTTCCCACTTCCATATGCCCTGAAGAGGAAAGCTGATCACCATAATGAAAGTTTAAATCAACTGATAATATAATAGcattcataaaataaataccCACTTGTAGCACATAGGCCTAGGACAACGTTCATCTTCACATTTATATATCTTAGCATTTGCATAGCCAAGCTTAATTGTAATATTACGCTCCAACTCATTTTTGAAACGAACAGTCTGCACATTCACAGTATACAAGAGGTTAACAGTGTTTGATTAACTAACACTCAAGGAACATATATTAATGATAGAAtgaaattattaataaaatttctttttaacACTACAAATCCAAGGAAAAAAAGTAACAACTATCACATGGAACTCATGTATGTTGTCAAAAGACTCTGTGACCACTGATCAACGGGGAAAATAAAAATGTTCTTATCTGCAAAATGCTAAAACCACTTCCAAAGGCACTTAATTATCCCTTGACAAACAACTGAATTTTACAAGCTGAGTATTGTGTCTAAAACTAAGTGAAATTCCTTGGTGACGACCTATATGACAATGAGTATATATTATTCTTTGCAAAATTGAAAGAAACAATAGACATTATTATTGACCCTTCCTTTCTTTTGTTACAAGGATTTCCAAAATTATATAGTCCAGTCAGGTGATCAGCATCATAGTGGTGGCACCCATGATGGAAAAATTATTATTCAAGCTTTAAGATGACTaataaatgagaaaaaaaaaaaggcataTAATAGTATAGCAATAGCATCAATAACAGATTGCAACAGATGTTACCAGGATTTGGTATATAAAAAGACAAAGTTAAAAGCAGAGAAACTAAAGAGAGAGAAATACCTGAACACCTGATATTGCTTTCACAACAGTTGACTTGCCATGTGCCACGTGACCTATAGTGCCTGCaaagattcaaaaaaaaatcataagtTCCAAGTATCATTATTCATTAAtaaaaaaggaagaaataaCATTAGTCCTTTGGAATAAAAATCTGTTTCAGCTCAAACATGGCTGTAACAAAGCTGACAAATGAATGTGATATACATTAGAGAAAATATTACCAATATTAATGGTAGCCTGTCGTGATATGACTTCAGGAGAGAGTGGATCCAATTTCTTTACATCCAGTTTACTCAGGTCTTGTTCCATCAAACCCTTCCGCGACATTTTGGATGTTTAAGATGGTATGAATGACTTTACAAATCAAAATGTGTGATGGTAACCTATCTAAAGGTTAAAAAAACACAGGACAAGAAACCTGCATCAGCATCAACATATCTATTTTGATAAAAATCTGCATTTTTAAAAGTGACAGTGACAAACATCCAAAATCTCTTGCATCGATAGTCAACATTAAGAGAAATTCATCCCTAATAGTGTTAGTTTATCGTTATCTTCAGagattataaaattatttatctatttcttGGAAATATCAACAGATTGTTTCCATTTTGTTAACAGATCCCCCAACAATTTGATAAATGTCTCCCTTCAATCAATTTTCTCAACTTCTCACCATCTACCTAAAAATTACTACTAATGAATTTCAAACTTACCACTCTTACTTGGATACCCTCAGAAATaaattgaagcaagaaaagaagTATGTTAATAGTTTTGATCTTAAGCCATATAGTAAATGGTGGAGTCTTACCTAGGGCATAATAAGTACAAACAGAGATTGTTTATAACCTAGTACAAATGATTCATAACTCTTCATAGTAACTCTCTTTTCCTATTCATCCACACCTCTGAATTGTACATGGCACATTAACACAATTGTTAGCTATACTCCCATACCACCCCAAACCCTTCCAGTCCTCACAGCATAAGCACACAGACACTTATAAATACAACATGCCAATTAGCATCGCACTACCATATAACTCTTCAAACTGTCAGgaaaatgagaggaaaagaTACAAAAATACAGCATCATTTGTGAATAAAAGAATGTAGCTCATGACCacgacaacaacaacaacaacacatTTTGATGAGAAACTTACAAAACTGAAAGGAGAATATTGGCAAAACTATTTACTAAAACAGTTAACAGAAAGGGCAAAAAGTGTCAATCGCTAAAAATTGCAAAGGAATGAAAGTTGAATGCCTCTTACTCCTTAAACCCCAATCTCCACCCCCTTCTCGAAAAACCCAATAAAGAATACTACAATAAGATTGGGCAGTTCATAATCCATACTTTTCAAACAGTCGATCCAATCATTGATTCTATTTAATGAAAGTCGTAATGTCTAAATTAATCAAATCCCATATATACGACCTAAAACCCAGTCATCCAATACAAATGAACAAAAAAACAATTCTTCAGTATCATAGAATCTGCAAAAGCTATCATACAAGAGACACATCAAACTGATgcagaataaattattttgaaaaatataaaatatcgAATCTTAAGCAAACACAACCAAACCAAATTTCTCGGAACCAAAAAACAATTGAATGATTATTGAAATTAGTAGACTTAGACAGAGAGAGAAGTAACCTGGAAGAAGTAGAGCAGCTCAGAAGTGTCGagcggcggcggcggcggcggaggaggaggagaaggaagaTGATGGCAGCTGAGAAGAGTGCAGAGAGACTGCGTGCGGCCAagtgaaagaagaaagaaaccCTAACTATAGTAATTGCTCAGAAGAAATTCAAGAAAATCGAGAAATGACAATGCTCATgtcaaaagaataaaatataatatttgaaatcaataaaaataaaatgaaatacagaataatttttttttgagtgtctacagaataattaattttaatggaTTACTTTCTGttttgatatttttacaaactgaATCAGTAGGAAAGTGCTATTACTTGTTAATTTGTTATAATAAAAGGCTGGTTCAATTTAGTACAAGAATATTGtataaatttaagttttttattaattaaatttaaatttaattaagttagtttaatataataaaaattagttgtgattaatattattttaaattttattatttaatttggttgaattttaatttctaaaaaaatttagatgtgCATGGTACATAGATTTATATTGGTTcgaaatttaacaaaataactTACGGACAATCGATACtcaaatcaaagtttaattttggttgtcacaaatcCAACCTAATAAAAATAATCGAGAGTATTGGTCCTGAATCGTCTAAGAATTACAATCGAGTGCTCAATTATTGATTATGAGTTTTAAGGGGGTTGGGTTgataaaatggcaagaaaataaatgacaatAAAGTAAAGAAAATAACTAAGAAAAACAAATACTAAAGAGAGACATTTTATGGCAAGGATTGGAAAAATTTAGGCTTTCGATCCTAGACATTAATTATCATACAATGATTAACAAAAGTTAATCCTATTTCGTCATCTCCAACATCGGAAGAAGGTACAATGTTATCTTCAACATAGGGAAAAAAGTCAAATATGCTTAATTAATCTCAATCtaaaagtcctaatcaactcactaattgaattaggaGTAAATACCCATAATAGTccctgaaattcatgcaattacTCATAGTAATCTCTAAGTTCTCGATTTCTCTATTGTAGTCCTCCAGATAGAGCTCCGAGCACTCAAACTAGTCCCTGGCCATATTTCAGGTGATGACTCATCACCGGAGCGCTGACGTGGCCTAGGATTGCCACGTGGGACGTGtccaaaacgacgtcgttttgggTTTGGCGCCCTTGAAAGCCAAAAACGACGCCGTATAGTTGTTACTTATTATGAAAAACAGTTTTCTCCACCAAGACAAACACTTcgtctcttcttcttccacccTCTGAGTTCTTCTTCATCTCCCCATCAATGGCGTAGCCGCAGGGTTGTATTTGCTGGGTTTACAAAAATTTGAGAGAAGAAGTCATCTGATGAGAAGTTGTTGTCGCTCTTCCCTTCCCTTCCTTCACCTCAAAGACGAGGTTCTGACGTTGTGACCGGACTCAAggtaacctttttttttttttactttgcaTTTTGAATACAGTGTTGGTTGATGATAGCATTGGTTAGTGTTATTGAGGTTCTGGAGTTTTGGTGTCATTGTAGTGTCTAGGGTTTGAATTTTGGTTGGGGTTTGTGGGGTTGCTGTAATACCCGAATGAAACAGGGAAGAAACAAGGAGAAGTATGGAGgtttggaaaaaaaatattttcttgtggtgattatttttcctttttaatgCATGAGTAGGCTTTCAAATTCTCCCTATATattgtaaaaattttaaatttcttgcaaATGGAGGAGAAGTTGGACATCATGTTTCATCATGGGGGTGACTtcaaaaaaaaatgcataagGAATTATGATATATTCTCGGACAACAAGGCCTGTTTAGGTGATCTAGACACTGATACTCTAGATGTGTTCTACATACGGAACTACCATTGGGTACAATGACATTAAGCAGTGCTGGTGGCATGTTCCTGGAAAATGTTTGGAGAAGGGGTTGAGAAATGTAAACAGTGACAAAGAGATAAGAGAGATGGTGAATTGTGCTAGGACAAATGAGGGATTGATTGATATATATTTCGAGCATACAGTGTCAGTGCCAGAGGTGTTAGAGGGAGATAACATAGTTGTGTACTTGGATGATCATGGTGAAAAGGGATGTAATGCAGGTACAGATACTGATGTGAGTCCCCCAGTTACAGAGACTCGTGCAATCATAGTTGCTCCTCCTATCCCTAAGGTTGTACCCAACAGTTCTTGCAAATACAGTCCCAAAAAAAACAGAACATCTCCACGTCAATCACAACCATCACACTCCAAAACTGCCAATCCTTCCAAGACAACCAAACCTCTGAAGAAGACCAACTCCACCAAGCCCACCAAAATCAGCCAGCCCACGAAATTCAGTCAGAACACCAAATTAGATAAGAGGAAGAAGCAGAAACTGTCCAAGAGACCAAGTATTTCCAGGAGACCCTGTACACGGTCTGCTGCTAGAGGATTTACTAGCAAAGTGTTTAACAATGAAGTTTCCTTTGATGTATCTTCTGACTCCTCTGATAGTGAAGAGGATAGCATGTTCAAGCCAGGTCCGGATGAGGGTAGTTCCTCTGATTCTGAGGCTACAGGGAATGATCCTAAAACTGGGAGTAGGATTAGGAGAAACATGACGCATGCTACGGTGGGTAAGAGAAATATTAGTCCACTAGGTAAAGGGAAGGAGAAGATATTACATGAAGACGATGGTTTGGTGGAGGAGGTGAGCAACGCTGAGGTTGACCTTGGGTTTGTGGGTTGTGTTCA is a window from the Arachis stenosperma cultivar V10309 chromosome 3, arast.V10309.gnm1.PFL2, whole genome shotgun sequence genome containing:
- the LOC130969033 gene encoding disease resistance protein RPV1-like; translation: MAKSSEEKHEVFICFRGEDTRNTFTSHLNAALRRLEIRTYIDHDLRRGEEIPERLLRAIKDAKLSVIVFSENFAASKWCLDEVVNILECKKRSNQIVVPVFYRVDPAMVRNQIGSYGDAFGKHEQRFEGEMNKVRKWREALTEAANHSGWGCSLNKVEYEIVEGIAKDVMEKLNHVYVGDLDEQIRKFEQLAELQEQYYNAITNVENLQIYQSTLERITQLKMERSIRLLRLTPDMLPYVGNFRSR
- the LOC130969028 gene encoding eukaryotic translation initiation factor 2 subunit gamma-like: MSRKGLMEQDLSKLDVKKLDPLSPEVISRQATINIGTIGHVAHGKSTVVKAISGVQTVRFKNELERNITIKLGYANAKIYKCEDERCPRPMCYKAYGSGKEDSPMCDVPGFENSRMKLLRHVSFVDCPGHDILMATMLNGAAIMDGALLLIAANESCPQPQTSEHLAAVEIMRLQHIIILQNKVDLIQENVAINQHEAITKFIAGTVADSAPVVPISAQLKYNIDVVCEYIVKKIPIPIRDFVSPPNMIVIRSFDVNKPGFEVDDIKGGVAGGSILRGVLKVNQFIEVRPGIVVKDESGNIKCTPIYSRIVSLYAEQNELQFAVPGGLIGVGTTMDPTLTRADRLVGQVLGEVGSLPDVFVELEVNFFLLRRLLGVRTKGSEKQGKVSKLAKGEMLMLNIGSMSTGARVVAVRNDLAKLQLTSPVCTSKGEKIALSRRVEKHWRLIGWGQIQAGITLNVPAAPQLS